The DNA window caaaaaatcaattgaTTACACATGTAAAGCATTAAAACAATACATTATGTCGAAACTATTACTTAAATgcttttatcataaataaagttttaaaaatataaaaactatatttttgtctataattatgtatctacaattttatctctatataataatatagataataaatctataattgcatctattataataaaaaattaataatatttttagaataataaattgttaatctATTGTTCAACTGTCTTTGATTAATACGATTTTCTTTTagatatgaatttattaaagtaacgcCTGAACTTCAAATGCAAAATGGAAAGGGAAAAATTTGTTCTAACGATATCATTATTCACGAATGGTTATTTTGTCCTATCATACTTGGAGATTATGAATTTGATATAAACTGCATATTAGTCGTACTAAAAAACGGGAATCCCATTGGTCCTAGCATTTGCGTAACATTACATGTGATAGGAAGATGCGAATCAGGCTTTCTTgtggtaaattaataaataatacatccTCTGCATGTAAGTGAgtatactctctaaattgcaaTTAGTGTATCACTGATTTGTAGCGGTATACTTATAGctgtaataatttagtaaatatttactgTCTTTTACTTCATAATTAGTgtatataatcattaaaagatCAGTGTACTTAACTACTTAACAAgttataataagtataattactaaaaatcaCTATATTTTTACTGCTTTCACTTatttttcactgattgtaatttaaagagtagtgcaaattaaaaacacttcgttaaaagattttattgatcGTAATCTTTAATtcctttgaaattaattaatttggcTTATATTTTGCTCGATGGAATTAAGATCTAGATGAATATTTGTAATAGATAatctgttaataaaaaaacagtaattaatttctcaaagtatttttatgatgCTTTTTACCATTTATacggacacacacacacacacacacacacacacacacacacacacacacacacacacacacacacacacacacacacacatatacacatatataatatctaattaaagtacaggcaaaatatttcaaagaaaaaaaatgcgtaGGACACAAATGTTGTAAAATGTAcattaagtattataataaaataataattttaatattataatataataataatctcatgtatatcaataatgtatattgttatatttagtCAATGCCGGATGAATTAAATTTCGGAATTCAGGCTTACAAAGAtatgaaagaattaaattttcactTGTTTAACTTGAGTTCCGTAAACATTCATTATAAAATGACATATAGTCATTGCAATTGGCTACATATCGGGAATCTAGAGCGTGATGTAAAAATACATCCAGTTGCGGACACTGTTCTTGCCGGAGAAGATAAAGTCATTACAGTTTTTATCACACCTACTACGCCAGGTTATTATGAGTTTTTTGTGCAATATTTTGTGAGGATAAGGTCTGATACAAATACATTGATTCCGAAACAGATAGCAAGGAATATCTGTAAAGTGCGTTGCTTATGTATATTGCCTACTCTAAAGGTAAAATGCagtgcataatattattttaaagtttgcCACTAAAAGtgcacttttaaatatattataattaaagattttctGAGAATCAAACAAGtccaaaaaattaagtttccAGGAAACAAGAatcttcttattttaaataacttttcaagtaaatattaattattcttcgGACATATAACAAGTATAAGAACAGGTTTATagattttcattaataaaaaaactcatttaaaaaagaacataaataaaaaacttttaaacttatatttattgggatttaatacttttattatctatttatcgtataatatattacatttacttttttaataataaataaggaaatattacttaaactataaaactatatattacttaaactataattattttcactttcagatacaaaattttacaaattgtttttaacgcatccttttatatttttcttgatatggtaatttttcttcaaacataTAGTTATAAGAaaacaagattttaattaatattttgagaacCTATCAAAAAAACAAGAAACCTCTAAACTTGTTTAATTCTTAtagaatttttgtattaactgtctatttatatttacatttcctGTTTTCTGTTTGATTTTTACTGAAACAAAACTGTTCATAATATAACGTTACCAATAAAGAATAACATTCAGAATAACCCAAAAATAAATGGACTTGTTTGGTTTTTGtaagaatttctttaattataattataataattcaatacaataattgtaataaatacaaaaatcattattttttataaacaggtGACAGATTTGCAATATTGCGGATCCTATCCAAACATAAGTAAAGTTTTTCTTTGGAAACTGATGAAAGTGAATgagtacataaaattttattcaattattttataaacataattcaTATAGTTTTAatgcatgtatgtatgcatTTTTAGGCTCAATATGTTactcaaaaatttacaatcgaCAATGTCACAAACATTGTACATAAACTTTCCGgcaataattttacaagaaaaccCGATTGTGGTAAAATTGCTTTTAACAAACGCAACTGCAGTAAATGCTTCatggaatataaaaaaagtgcaaCTCTGTTCTTGCCAGCCAGTTGCAAAAAGCCAAAGctttaaatttcaacaaagtACAAAGTATGATTGCCTGCATAGAAAAGTGTGTTCTATACAGCCAAAAATCCAAAATCTAAAAGTACCCCtcataatgttataataattttttcatttatcttatttttatttatttatcttctaacttatttatttaatatcatttttatacaaaacacAGCCAAGAGAAAAGCTCTGGATAACGCTAGAGTTGCATTACGCATTGTTAGGAAAGACCGAGACAAAGTGGGATTTAAATCTTGGAAATAATCgtcatatttttttgattatgACAATTGAATGTTTATCCGATTCCGATAATAAGCTTCACCTTTTAAACGGCACGCATTTTAAATTCCAGCATGTTTATTTTGGTGAAAAAGATCCTATTTATCAGGTTATTTTCAGTTTAAAGtacaacaatatttaaaaatacaataaagatacattatatttaaagatacaataatgttcttaataaaaaaattttaataaaactttaataaaactttaataaacttaacgtttcattaaattttgataaaattttaataaatgtgcaatagaattttatttatattttatttaaaatattattttttgtatttaataaaacaaatattttaataagaaaattcaatgcaaatttaataaaatattttattaataaaattattaacaaaaatattaatattatttaataaaaaagtaaaaaatttcgtcaaaattgtaaaaaatttttaataaaaatacaataaaaattcgcAGATgctctataatattttattaaaattaataaatatttaatcagattttaataaaatcactaatcaaaatgtaaagtgaatataaaattcaacaaaatatcaacgaaatatttcatcaaaatctattaaaatttttccaccaaGCAAAAATCTGTAACACCGTGGAAATGTTTCAGGTGTGTTGGATGTACAACAATACGAATCGCAGCATTCCATTTTCCATAAACGTAAGAACAATGCGCGAAATAAATCAGAAATATTGCTATAAGGTTTTTTCCTGCGCAACTCCACACACAATTGTGAATCCACAATCTTTTGTTccaattcttttaaaatttcagccAAGGCAATTCGGTATATTTAAAGTATGTAAGAAaagtaaataagaaatttaatagactaaattaatttataaatttttctttccgaataaaaaaatgtacaattattgtatCTCTTTTTCAACAGGGAAAGTTGCGTTTGACTCTAGGTGACAAAGAGGAAGAACTGATACTCGAAGGTGAATCATCTTTGCCATATAAACCTATTACAATTGAGGAATATGTACCATGCGAACGTAACTTCCAGGATGATGAAGATATCCCTATATACTTTAATACTGATTGCATAAATGTTTCACATATGGCTACGCACAGTCATGCAGTTAAAATGATTATGATGCACAATAATTTGATGCAAGATGTACTCGCTTTTGAATGGAAAAGGTTTGCTTTTATGAATTAAactagaaaaaatatagaacaaattactattaatcgatttaaaaaatttttccaaaataaaattaatttatctttatttctatcaGACACGAAATATCTGAAGTAATTCACGTGGAAATTTATCCGCATAAAGGTTTGATAAAACCAATGTCCGTTAAAACCTTTCGTGTAACTATATGTTCTAAAGGATACCCTTGCATGATTGATATCGATATAACGTGCGAGTTTATTAATACTAGCCAAAGGCGGATCTATCAACGAAGTGTATATATTCACGAAGGCTTGTCTCAGGAACTGAAAGGGCAGTTTATTATCACGGAAAAAGGCATCAACATtccagtaaataaaaaatatacaaaatttctccgtataattttaaaaatttaaaaataatttaagaaatttttgtaaaattcataaaaaattaatcagaagATCTagcttgtaaaaaaatcaaaatttttctagcttctaattacataatattcaaTGCTAAACAATCATGTAATTGTCGTCATTTGtgttatattgtttttgtgtttaaataaTGACTGAGAAagactaattgtaagtaaagTCCAAGCGTCTCGTTTCTtgttactataaaaaaatgatctatttatttgttttaaatattattttatatatgcattgccttgatgaaaaaatttccACGATGTTACggatcttaataaatttttaattaagttttaataatattattaaatgttacatttattttaatcaattttatcaaaatttattaaaaatctattgaGTCTTAATAAAATGTCACTAATTTATCACATAGAGTATGtgcaatttttcattataattttatccaaaattcattataatttcaataaaattttctcattttttaaattaaatagtattaataattttttgttaaaatactatatttttattaaattctcattaaaatctttgaaatacttgtttttcattaaagcaaaaaatctttgtaataaaatataattaaaattttattgtatatttataatatcaagtTCATAAAAACTCCATTCAAATTCTACTAGGATGACCTTgcttttcatataaaattcaaaattttatctttaggAACAACATGTAAAAGTGTTGAAAAAACCTCAGCCGTTTTATAAAGCTGTAACAATTCGATGTTTTATACATAACACGGAAGATACATGTCTgaaaattaatctaataaaagaattaacaaGCGCACCGccaaaagaaatatgtatCGTAGAAAATAAGAGAATGACGACATTCGAGAAAGAAGATATGAATCGGTCATCGTTTATCATACAAGGTCTATTAtggtacaaaatttaatttccatattgtaataataatcatacatataagataaatccagataaatttgtaaaataaacatttttaatagtttaataaaccattattacattttaggGAAATAGTCAATAGTGAATTATTCAAAGACATAATGCAAGATATTTTACGGGAAAAatccaatttattttactcgCAATTTAAGATGAGTTTGTACGAAAGAAACAGGTTGATACGGAGATCGTATATTTCGTCGCCACGAgcgttaattaattgtatactTGAGGAGGTAGAATCTTATTTCCAattcgatatttattaaagaagtaGAATTAACTGGAAAAATACAGTGGATGGAAAAAAACAGTAATAAATTTCGATTTATACTGTCCTCGAACTTTGTGCAATAgaataacaaacaaaaattactaatactaaaaattactaatactaacactaaaatatatttatatgactttatttgcaaaaagatatttttgctttaattgattaaacaaCATTAATCACTATagtttaaagaataataaaatcaatcaataaCAACGAGATTAATAgagatattaacaaaattttataataacaagatctttttaattttaaatcaatatataaatttttttctttaatcaaaaattttagagatataaatattaataaattttatattaatttttagtttaatttaaaaaacatgcaCGTAATAgtatcagaattaaaaattttaaacattaatttttcgactgataaattttttaaacattaatgaaGTAGAAGACCTTATACAATCTGCATCAGATCTTagcgataaatattaaataatatagatctttttttcaacattttgcaacaaaaaacctaatttatttgttaatctattacagattaaatttctaatttattacaaattttatttcggaTAAAGCTAAAATTTGGTTAAGCAAAAACTCTCTCAATTG is part of the Monomorium pharaonis isolate MP-MQ-018 chromosome 2, ASM1337386v2, whole genome shotgun sequence genome and encodes:
- the LOC105833748 gene encoding uncharacterized protein LOC105833748; its protein translation is MFQVCWMYNNTNRSIPFSINVRTMREINQKYCYKVFSCATPHTIVNPQSFVPILLKFQPRQFGIFKGKLRLTLGDKEEELILEGESSLPYKPITIEEYVPCERNFQDDEDIPIYFNTDCINVSHMATHSHAVKMIMMHNNLMQDVLAFEWKRHEISEVIHVEIYPHKGLIKPMSVKTFRVTICSKGYPCMIDIDITCEFINTSQRRIYQRSVYIHEGLSQELKGQFIITEKGINIPEQHVKVLKKPQPFYKAVTIRCFIHNTEDTCLKINLIKELTSAPPKEICIVENKRMTTFEKEDMNRSSFIIQGLLWEIVNSELFKDIMQDILREKSNLFYSQFKMSLYERNRLIRRSYISSPRALINCILEEMLFIIMHEEFALKTAHLVQHTDVRHTNYLNMIPSVSRKKTIRRGNILNILQNTFYSKKIVNFIYATCFRNKIVTSR
- the LOC118644379 gene encoding uncharacterized protein LOC118644379, which translates into the protein MPDELNFGIQAYKDMKELNFHLFNLSSVNIHYKMTYSHCNWLHIGNLERDVKIHPVADTVLAGEDKVITVFITPTTPGYYEFFVQYFVRIRSDTNTLIPKQIARNICKVRCLCILPTLKVTDLQYCGSYPNISKVFLWKLMKVNEYIKFYSIIL